One Micromonospora eburnea genomic region harbors:
- a CDS encoding MMPL family transporter, with translation MTGGRRRARGTPDVDSAEHAGETMFERLGTFVVRRAWWVIAGWVLAAIAIIVTTPSLSDITSADQESFLPRSYESVQATELGKKAFPQQATATAMIVVKRADGQALTPGDEARVGQLAQSLKARNIPHTSGYLTGPQAVAPDKSVQVINVGLDAPTPDDPALLDAVRDLRSAIGPELAGSGLTAGVAGDVASFVDNEDTFNRAFAVVGLATIILIFGLILIIFRSPVAALLPVPIIFIVMSVTTGLVAAAGKAFDLNVSQDLQTVLLIVLFGIGTDYMLFLLFRYRERLRAGDDKRTAMAVSVARVGEVITSAAGAVIVAFLVLLLASLGFFGSLGPALAIAVGVMLVTSLTLIPAIVSLLGRYVFWPSKAWQRPPKATMSHRLGTAIGRRPALVAAASGAVLVALAAGVLNYKADYDFSAGFPQDTESAKAAAELQRGFAAGALAPTEVYLTTGNGTALTEQQINDFAAAVAKAPGVGRVQPAERSSDPSVARVNLLLNENPVSNEAITLVRDKLRDALHKAAPPGTRALVGGPTAIFADINSANNRDLSVILPVAAGLIALILALLLRSLVAPIYLVVAVLLNFAATLGATVYLFQGLQGKPGVTFQLPIILYLFVVAIGTDYNILMIARLREEAREGNEPHQAAAIGVEHAGPTVAAAGLILAGTFGVLMLAPISFLQQMGFAVAIGIVLSAFVMSMFFVPSLTALIGHAAWWPGHGDVRPVKGHAAPEPAGVAEA, from the coding sequence GTGACGGGTGGGCGCCGGCGGGCGCGCGGCACCCCGGACGTCGATTCTGCCGAACACGCGGGGGAGACCATGTTCGAGCGGCTGGGCACATTCGTCGTACGCAGGGCGTGGTGGGTGATCGCGGGCTGGGTGCTCGCGGCCATCGCCATCATCGTCACCACACCGTCGCTGAGCGACATCACCTCCGCCGACCAGGAGAGTTTCCTGCCGCGCTCGTACGAGTCGGTGCAGGCCACCGAGCTCGGCAAGAAGGCGTTCCCGCAGCAGGCCACCGCCACGGCGATGATCGTTGTCAAACGCGCCGACGGGCAGGCGCTCACGCCGGGCGACGAGGCGAGGGTGGGCCAGCTCGCCCAGTCGCTCAAGGCCAGGAACATCCCGCACACGTCCGGCTACCTGACCGGCCCGCAGGCGGTGGCGCCGGACAAGTCGGTGCAGGTGATCAACGTCGGGCTCGACGCGCCCACCCCGGACGACCCGGCGCTGCTCGACGCCGTACGCGATCTGCGGTCGGCCATCGGCCCGGAGCTGGCGGGCAGCGGCCTGACCGCGGGCGTGGCCGGCGACGTGGCGAGTTTTGTCGACAACGAGGACACCTTCAACCGGGCCTTCGCCGTGGTCGGCCTCGCCACGATCATCCTGATCTTCGGACTGATCCTGATCATCTTCCGCAGCCCGGTCGCCGCGCTGCTGCCCGTACCGATCATCTTCATCGTCATGTCGGTCACCACCGGGCTCGTCGCCGCGGCGGGCAAGGCGTTCGACCTCAACGTCAGCCAGGACCTGCAGACGGTGCTGCTGATCGTGCTGTTCGGCATCGGCACCGACTACATGCTGTTCCTGCTCTTCCGCTACCGCGAGCGGCTGCGCGCCGGTGACGACAAGCGCACCGCCATGGCGGTCTCCGTCGCCCGGGTCGGCGAGGTCATCACCTCGGCCGCCGGAGCGGTCATCGTCGCGTTCCTGGTGCTGCTCCTCGCCTCCCTCGGCTTCTTCGGCTCGCTCGGCCCGGCGCTCGCGATCGCCGTCGGCGTCATGCTGGTCACCTCGCTCACCCTCATCCCGGCCATCGTCTCGCTGCTCGGCCGCTACGTCTTCTGGCCGTCCAAGGCGTGGCAGCGTCCCCCCAAAGCCACCATGTCGCACCGCCTCGGCACCGCCATCGGACGCCGGCCGGCGCTCGTCGCGGCGGCCTCCGGTGCCGTGCTGGTCGCGCTCGCCGCCGGAGTGCTCAACTACAAGGCCGACTACGACTTCAGTGCCGGCTTCCCGCAGGACACCGAGTCGGCGAAGGCCGCCGCCGAGCTGCAGCGCGGATTCGCCGCCGGCGCGCTCGCCCCCACCGAGGTCTACCTGACCACCGGCAACGGCACAGCCCTGACCGAGCAGCAGATCAACGACTTCGCGGCCGCCGTGGCGAAGGCCCCGGGAGTCGGCCGGGTGCAGCCCGCCGAACGCAGCAGCGACCCGAGCGTCGCCCGGGTCAACCTGCTGCTCAACGAGAACCCCGTCTCCAACGAGGCGATCACCCTCGTACGCGACAAACTGCGCGACGCCCTGCACAAGGCGGCCCCGCCCGGCACGCGGGCACTGGTCGGCGGACCCACCGCGATCTTCGCGGACATCAACTCGGCGAACAACCGCGACCTGTCGGTCATCCTGCCGGTCGCGGCCGGCCTGATCGCGCTCATCCTCGCGCTGCTGCTGCGCAGCCTCGTCGCGCCGATCTACCTCGTGGTGGCGGTGCTGCTCAACTTCGCCGCCACGCTGGGTGCCACCGTCTATCTCTTCCAAGGACTACAGGGCAAGCCCGGCGTCACCTTCCAACTGCCGATCATCCTCTATCTCTTCGTCGTCGCGATCGGGACCGACTACAACATCCTGATGATCGCCCGACTACGCGAGGAAGCGCGGGAGGGCAACGAGCCGCACCAGGCGGCCGCCATCGGGGTGGAACACGCCGGCCCGACGGTCGCGGCCGCGGGCCTCATCCTCGCCGGGACGTTCGGGGTGCTGATGCTCGCGCCGATCTCGTTCCTGCAACAGATGGGCTTCGCGGTGGCGATCGGCATCGTGCTGTCGGCCTTCGTCATGTCGATGTTCTTCGTGCCGTCGCTGACCGCGCTGATCGGGCACGCGGCATGGTGGCCGGGGCATGGGGACGTACGGCCGGTCAAGGGTCACGCTGCTCCCGAGCCGGCCGGCGTGGCGGAGGCGTAG